From Methanococcus maripaludis, the proteins below share one genomic window:
- a CDS encoding class III signal peptide-containing protein, which translates to MSNRGQLSIEMVILVLAVLVSGSYVALDLSKGAFETTTVNDVQESSYCGFTPDFGATSIDKALVKLTTGIININPNAAVTNNEFNATYTNTTDNTVVTYSLDNVKPNLIKNYADGTIVKVPLNETWTNFTASNIILRMKSDYVCTINGENVSMESNCFEITAPLGSDSFDFQMSAGTGAGQYYLRLVDQEVTIEFSLE; encoded by the coding sequence ATGTCCAATCGGGGACAATTATCCATAGAGATGGTTATTTTAGTACTGGCAGTTTTAGTCTCTGGTTCTTACGTTGCATTAGATCTTTCAAAAGGTGCTTTTGAGACTACCACTGTTAACGATGTTCAGGAAAGTTCTTACTGCGGATTTACACCAGATTTTGGCGCTACATCAATTGATAAAGCACTGGTAAAGCTTACTACTGGTATAATTAATATCAACCCAAATGCTGCGGTAACCAATAATGAATTTAATGCGACATACACCAATACTACAGATAATACTGTAGTAACTTATTCACTGGACAATGTAAAACCAAACTTGATTAAAAACTATGCTGATGGTACAATTGTAAAAGTTCCATTAAATGAGACATGGACAAACTTCACTGCATCAAATATCATCCTTAGAATGAAATCAGACTACGTCTGCACAATTAATGGTGAAAATGTAAGCATGGAATCGAACTGTTTTGAAATCACTGCCCCTTTAGGTAGCGACTCTTTCGATTTCCAAATGTCTGCAGGAACTGGTGCCGGACAGTACTACTTACGATTAGTAGATCAGGAAGTAACCATTGAATTTTCACTTGAATAA
- the corA gene encoding magnesium/cobalt transporter CorA encodes MRKIGSRYSKKAGLPPGDLVYTGEMELKETEIIFISYNADNFLKKQVKSLDEIIIDDLCVNWIIFSGIPTAEEMRLIGERYELHKLTLEDILNTSQRTKFEVYEKYKYLVTRIIHQKVDTVHLESEQLSIILKNNVLITFFEHDITILESLINRISNKSGSIREKKLDYLFYAVLDSIIDHYFAIISPIEDEIERYDSKLFSDIENEEIIHVKQIRQILVALRKNIGPFKEIFHKFSRDEYEFIEKSNLIYIHDLYDHTVHLIETIDILKDNTSNIAEIHLSVMSNNMNEIMKVLTIISTIFIPLSFVAGLYGMNFENMPELKWSFGYFYVLIVMGLVLTSMVMFFRRKRWI; translated from the coding sequence ATGAGAAAAATTGGAAGCAGATATTCAAAAAAAGCAGGACTGCCTCCTGGAGATTTGGTATATACTGGTGAAATGGAGTTAAAAGAGACTGAAATAATATTTATTAGTTATAATGCCGATAATTTTTTAAAAAAGCAGGTAAAAAGTCTCGATGAAATAATTATTGATGATTTATGTGTAAATTGGATCATATTTTCGGGGATTCCAACTGCTGAAGAAATGAGGTTGATTGGTGAAAGATATGAACTTCACAAATTAACTCTTGAAGATATATTGAATACCAGTCAGAGAACTAAATTTGAGGTCTACGAGAAATATAAGTATCTCGTAACAAGGATAATCCACCAGAAAGTTGATACAGTACATCTTGAATCAGAACAGCTCAGTATAATTTTAAAAAACAATGTTTTAATCACTTTTTTTGAACACGACATAACTATCCTTGAGAGTTTGATTAATCGAATATCAAACAAAAGCGGGTCTATCCGTGAAAAAAAACTGGATTATTTATTTTATGCAGTGCTTGATTCAATAATTGACCATTATTTTGCAATAATTTCACCGATTGAAGATGAAATTGAGAGATATGATTCAAAATTGTTTTCAGATATCGAAAATGAAGAAATTATCCATGTAAAGCAGATAAGACAAATATTGGTAGCTTTAAGAAAAAATATCGGACCATTTAAAGAAATATTTCATAAATTCAGCAGAGATGAGTATGAATTTATTGAAAAAAGCAATTTAATATACATTCACGACCTATATGACCACACGGTTCACTTAATCGAAACAATCGATATTTTAAAGGATAATACGTCAAACATTGCAGAAATACACCTTTCCGTGATGAGCAACAACATGAACGAGATTATGAAAGTACTTACAATAATTTCCACAATATTTATCCCGCTTTCATTCGTTGCAGGGCTTTATGGAATGAATTTTGAAAATATGCCTGAATTAAAGTGGTCTTTTGGATATTTTTATGTTCTTATTGTAATGGGGCTTGTATTAACTTCAATGGTTATGTTTTTCAGGCGAAAAAGGTGGATTTAA
- a CDS encoding cation-translocating P-type ATPase has translation MLDTNYYLMPISEVFKKLDTEKSGLSNVEAENRLNTFGKNELNAEIRLPKWLKFLFQFKDVFAAVLIFASAVSFLIGNYRDGTIMALIVIINAVIGYYQENKAENIMDSLKKLIQSPSKVYRDGELKEISQGLLVVGDIVHLDEGDKVPADIRLIESYNLSTNDFSLTGESMPQEKDTEALDSEVGVADRTNMVYLGTNIATGNAKGVVVATGMATELGRIANLTREEKLAKSPLQVELSNIANKITIFAVVIASILFLISLNQGLGLKFGLIYGLGIAVAIVPQALPMQITVALANGVSKLAKKNAVIKKLSAVETLGSTNVITTDKTGTLTKNEITVRSIWFDGKEYEITGVGYEPKGTILDASKNELDESGFSNIELIFNTATMASNAKIHEPDENHYGWYPIGDPTEAALITAARKLNIMSLNEDEKYPKIQEFSFDSVRKRMSSIRLFNDKKMLMMKGALDSVLSVSKYIYKDGKVVELKKEDIEMLNELNIQYSKKAMRVLAFAYRELENNGGEYSVENTEKDMVFLGLMAMSDPPKEGVKDAIKKAHEAHIKTYIMTGDHAITAQAVGKQIFLADGGREVKVITGKELDSMPDDELKQNMAENDALIFSRTSPENKLRIVKTLKEQGQIVAVTGDGVNDAPALKSSHIGVAMGKIGTDVSKEASELILLDDSFTTLVYAIREGRTIYNNLTKTIIASLTSNGGELTIVLIGLLAVAYMGWPMPILTIQILAIDLLAEILPLTALTFDPASRDIMNAPPRRKEEHVLNKYAISEILFFGFLMGFLAFLNFGLFIFRNDLELTQIAGVYPLATTISYSTIAFCQFMNILSRRYSYETLFSRTLFTNMNMIYSILISIVFTLTAIYVSPINKMIGFAPMGLVDWAYVLLASFVFLGAHELLKVYKRHKKSGKHATVLTEIST, from the coding sequence ATGCTAGATACCAATTATTATTTAATGCCTATTTCAGAGGTATTTAAAAAATTAGATACTGAAAAATCAGGACTTTCTAACGTAGAAGCTGAAAATCGGCTGAATACTTTTGGAAAAAATGAATTAAATGCAGAAATTAGGCTTCCAAAATGGTTAAAATTTTTATTTCAGTTTAAAGACGTTTTTGCAGCAGTTTTAATTTTTGCATCGGCAGTTTCTTTTTTAATTGGTAATTACCGTGATGGAACAATAATGGCATTAATTGTGATAATAAATGCAGTAATTGGGTATTATCAAGAAAATAAGGCTGAAAATATCATGGATTCTTTAAAAAAACTTATACAATCCCCTTCAAAAGTTTACCGTGACGGAGAATTAAAAGAAATTTCGCAAGGGTTGCTGGTTGTCGGAGATATTGTACATCTTGACGAAGGCGACAAAGTACCTGCTGACATCAGGCTTATTGAATCTTATAATTTAAGTACAAATGATTTTTCACTTACTGGTGAATCAATGCCCCAGGAAAAAGATACTGAGGCGCTTGATTCTGAAGTAGGGGTTGCAGATCGTACAAATATGGTTTACTTGGGTACAAATATTGCTACAGGAAATGCTAAAGGAGTTGTTGTGGCAACAGGGATGGCTACTGAACTTGGAAGAATTGCAAACCTCACGCGGGAAGAAAAACTTGCAAAATCACCGTTACAGGTAGAACTCAGCAATATTGCAAACAAAATTACCATTTTTGCAGTAGTTATTGCATCAATACTTTTTTTAATAAGTTTAAATCAAGGTTTGGGGTTAAAATTTGGTTTAATTTACGGACTTGGAATTGCAGTTGCGATAGTTCCGCAGGCCCTTCCCATGCAGATAACGGTGGCTCTTGCAAACGGAGTTTCTAAACTTGCAAAGAAAAATGCAGTAATAAAAAAACTCTCAGCAGTTGAAACACTCGGTTCGACAAACGTAATTACAACTGATAAAACCGGAACATTAACCAAAAATGAAATAACTGTTAGAAGCATCTGGTTTGATGGAAAAGAGTATGAAATAACAGGTGTCGGATATGAACCAAAAGGTACGATTCTTGATGCATCGAAAAATGAGTTGGACGAATCAGGTTTTTCAAATATCGAATTAATATTCAATACGGCTACAATGGCTTCAAATGCAAAAATTCACGAGCCTGACGAAAATCACTATGGATGGTACCCAATTGGAGACCCGACCGAAGCTGCTCTGATAACGGCGGCTAGAAAATTAAATATAATGTCGCTAAATGAAGATGAAAAATATCCTAAAATTCAGGAGTTTAGTTTTGATTCTGTTCGAAAAAGAATGAGTTCTATTAGGCTTTTTAATGATAAAAAGATGTTAATGATGAAAGGAGCACTTGATAGTGTTCTTTCAGTTAGTAAATATATTTATAAGGATGGAAAAGTTGTTGAATTAAAAAAAGAAGATATTGAAATGTTAAACGAATTAAATATCCAGTATTCAAAAAAAGCAATGAGGGTTCTTGCATTCGCATATCGGGAATTGGAAAACAATGGGGGAGAATATTCTGTTGAAAACACTGAAAAAGACATGGTTTTTTTAGGTTTAATGGCAATGAGTGATCCTCCAAAAGAGGGTGTGAAAGATGCAATAAAAAAAGCACACGAAGCACATATAAAAACATATATTATGACCGGAGATCACGCTATAACTGCACAGGCTGTTGGAAAACAGATTTTTTTAGCAGACGGCGGGAGGGAAGTAAAAGTTATAACTGGAAAAGAACTCGATTCAATGCCTGATGATGAGTTAAAACAAAACATGGCTGAAAATGATGCACTGATATTTTCGAGAACTTCGCCTGAAAACAAACTTAGGATCGTAAAAACACTAAAAGAACAGGGTCAAATTGTTGCAGTAACTGGCGATGGGGTAAATGATGCTCCAGCTCTTAAAAGTTCCCATATTGGGGTTGCAATGGGAAAAATTGGTACGGACGTATCAAAAGAAGCATCTGAACTTATTTTACTCGATGACAGTTTTACAACGTTAGTTTATGCAATTCGGGAAGGGCGTACAATCTATAATAATCTTACAAAAACGATTATTGCATCTCTTACAAGTAATGGGGGAGAATTGACAATAGTTTTAATTGGTTTACTTGCTGTTGCATATATGGGCTGGCCAATGCCCATATTAACGATTCAGATACTTGCAATCGACCTTCTTGCAGAAATTTTACCGTTAACTGCATTAACTTTCGATCCTGCATCAAGAGATATAATGAATGCACCACCTCGGAGAAAAGAAGAACACGTTTTAAATAAATATGCAATCTCAGAAATCTTGTTTTTTGGATTTTTAATGGGTTTTTTAGCATTTTTAAACTTTGGACTATTTATTTTTAGAAATGACCTTGAATTGACGCAAATTGCCGGAGTATACCCTCTTGCAACTACGATAAGCTATTCTACAATTGCATTCTGCCAGTTTATGAATATTCTTTCACGAAGATACTCTTACGAAACCTTATTTAGCAGAACACTCTTTACAAACATGAATATGATTTATTCGATACTAATTTCCATAGTATTTACGCTTACCGCGATATACGTTTCGCCGATAAACAAAATGATTGGTTTTGCACCGATGGGGCTTGTCGACTGGGCTTACGTGTTGTTGGCATCATTTGTATTTTTGGGAGCGCATGAACTTTTGAAAGTATATAAAAGACATAAAAAATCCGGCAAACATGCAACAGTTTTAACTGAAATTTCTACATAA
- the iorA gene encoding indolepyruvate ferredoxin oxidoreductase subunit alpha produces MKKLMLGNEAVARGAYEAGVLVATAYPGTPSTEITEHIVKYPEINSEWSVNEKVALEVAIGSAIAGARTVVSMKHVGLNVAADPLMTVAYTGINAGLLIIVADDPSMHSSQNEQDTRYYGMFAKIPVLEPSDSQECKDFVKLGLEISEKFDTPVILRLSTRVSHSQSLVELEEKEKIELKLYDYNPSKYVSAPANAKKRRIFIEERLNELSNFADSSDINKIEYTNKKIGIITSGVAYNYAKEAVSDASFLKFGMSYPLPEEKIKEFVQNCDKVYVFEELEPIFEQKIRSIGLNVIGKEIFPVVGELSSEIIRNALLNESKIVIEKIEGLPQRPPVLCPGCHHRGPFYVLKKLKLHVAGDIGCYTLGGFEPLNAIDTTICMGASIGMAHGFEMARGKDFAKKSVAVIGDSTFWHSGVTGLIDIVYNKGHSTVIILDNSITAMTGHQENPSTGKTLSGESTNQIDFEALGRSIGINRIRVVDAYDLKALEETIKEEVNAEEPSLIITKRPCVLIKGVKFDFKDYKIDPELCTGCKLCLKAGCPAISFDGKVAKINDSLCVGCGLCKDLCKFSAIVEVVK; encoded by the coding sequence ATGAAAAAATTAATGCTTGGAAATGAAGCAGTAGCAAGAGGCGCTTACGAAGCAGGAGTTCTTGTGGCAACTGCATATCCTGGAACACCGAGTACTGAAATAACAGAGCATATTGTAAAATATCCTGAAATTAACTCGGAATGGTCAGTAAATGAAAAAGTTGCTCTTGAAGTGGCTATTGGTTCAGCAATTGCAGGTGCTAGAACCGTAGTGTCAATGAAACACGTAGGTTTAAACGTTGCAGCAGACCCATTAATGACTGTTGCGTATACTGGAATTAATGCAGGACTTTTGATAATTGTTGCAGATGATCCAAGTATGCACAGTTCTCAAAATGAGCAGGATACAAGGTATTATGGAATGTTTGCAAAGATACCTGTTTTGGAACCTTCAGACAGCCAGGAATGTAAGGATTTTGTAAAATTGGGTCTTGAAATCAGTGAAAAATTTGATACGCCGGTAATATTGAGGCTCAGTACCCGAGTATCCCACTCCCAAAGTTTGGTTGAATTGGAAGAAAAAGAAAAAATTGAATTAAAACTATACGACTACAACCCTTCAAAATACGTATCCGCACCTGCGAATGCTAAAAAAAGGAGAATTTTCATTGAAGAAAGATTAAATGAGCTTTCCAATTTCGCAGATTCATCTGATATAAACAAAATTGAATATACGAATAAAAAAATTGGAATTATTACAAGTGGGGTTGCTTACAATTACGCAAAAGAAGCAGTTTCTGATGCATCTTTTTTGAAATTTGGAATGAGCTATCCACTTCCTGAAGAAAAAATTAAAGAATTCGTTCAAAATTGCGATAAAGTTTACGTATTTGAAGAATTGGAACCTATTTTTGAACAAAAAATTCGATCAATAGGATTAAACGTAATTGGAAAAGAAATTTTCCCAGTAGTTGGTGAATTGAGCAGTGAAATAATTAGAAATGCGCTTTTAAACGAATCAAAAATTGTTATTGAAAAAATTGAAGGATTGCCTCAAAGACCACCTGTTTTGTGTCCAGGATGCCACCACAGGGGTCCATTTTACGTTCTTAAAAAATTAAAACTCCATGTTGCAGGAGATATTGGTTGCTACACCCTTGGAGGGTTTGAACCATTAAATGCAATCGATACTACAATCTGCATGGGTGCAAGTATTGGAATGGCACACGGATTTGAAATGGCAAGGGGAAAAGATTTTGCTAAAAAGTCCGTTGCAGTTATCGGGGATTCTACGTTCTGGCATTCAGGCGTTACTGGATTAATCGATATTGTGTACAATAAAGGACACAGTACGGTTATAATTTTAGATAATTCAATTACTGCAATGACGGGACATCAGGAAAACCCTTCAACCGGAAAAACACTCTCTGGGGAAAGTACCAATCAGATTGATTTTGAAGCACTTGGAAGATCAATTGGAATAAATAGAATTCGCGTAGTTGACGCGTACGATTTAAAAGCACTCGAAGAAACGATAAAAGAAGAAGTAAATGCTGAAGAACCTTCTTTAATTATCACAAAAAGGCCATGTGTATTGATAAAAGGGGTTAAATTTGATTTTAAAGATTATAAAATAGATCCTGAACTCTGCACAGGTTGTAAACTATGTTTAAAAGCAGGGTGTCCTGCAATTTCATTTGATGGAAAAGTTGCAAAAATAAATGATTCTTTGTGTGTTGGATGCGGGCTTTGCAAAGACTTGTGTAAATTTTCAGCAATAGTTGAGGTGGTAAAATAA